In a genomic window of Sphingomonas koreensis:
- a CDS encoding threonine ammonia-lyase — MATQAATAAQPLPVTLADVQAAAARIMGAVVHTPTLHSKTLSDLTGATVYLKFENLQFTAAYKERGALNTLLQLDDAARAKGVIAASAGNHAQGLAYHGNRLGIPVTIVMPKSTPTVKVMQTESHGATIILEGETFDEAYAHARQLEASNGYTFVHPFDDPRIIAGQGTVFLEMLADAPAIDTLIVPIGGGGLISGALTVAKAADKPIEVVGVQAELFPSMFNRFTGAHEPIGGDTLAEGIAVKEPGGLTAQIVEALVDEIMLVSERSLEEAVSLLLQIEKTVVEGAGAAGLAALMTQPERFRGKTVGVILTGGNIDTRLLANVLLRDLARSGRLARLRIRLQDRPGALYQVARIFQEQTVNILELSHQRIFTNLPAKGLSLDVECETRDRAHLERLISALQEAGYEVRLIELA, encoded by the coding sequence ATGGCAACTCAGGCAGCAACCGCAGCGCAACCCCTTCCCGTCACCCTCGCCGACGTTCAGGCGGCGGCGGCGCGGATTATGGGCGCCGTGGTCCACACCCCGACGCTGCACAGCAAGACGCTGTCGGACCTGACCGGCGCGACCGTCTATCTGAAGTTCGAGAATCTCCAGTTCACCGCCGCGTACAAGGAACGGGGCGCGCTCAACACTTTGCTCCAGCTCGACGATGCCGCGCGCGCCAAGGGCGTGATCGCGGCCTCGGCGGGCAATCACGCGCAGGGCCTCGCCTATCACGGTAACCGGCTCGGCATCCCGGTGACGATCGTGATGCCCAAATCGACCCCGACGGTGAAGGTCATGCAGACCGAGAGCCACGGCGCCACGATCATCCTCGAAGGCGAGACCTTCGACGAGGCCTATGCCCATGCCCGCCAGCTCGAGGCATCGAACGGCTACACCTTCGTCCATCCGTTCGACGATCCGCGCATCATCGCTGGACAGGGCACCGTCTTCCTCGAGATGCTGGCCGATGCGCCCGCGATCGATACGCTGATCGTTCCGATCGGCGGCGGCGGCCTCATCTCCGGGGCGCTGACCGTCGCCAAGGCCGCCGACAAACCCATCGAGGTGGTCGGCGTCCAGGCCGAGCTGTTCCCGTCGATGTTCAATCGCTTCACCGGCGCGCACGAGCCGATCGGCGGCGACACGCTGGCCGAAGGTATCGCGGTCAAGGAACCGGGCGGCCTTACCGCCCAGATCGTCGAGGCGCTGGTCGACGAGATCATGCTGGTCAGCGAGCGGAGCCTCGAGGAGGCGGTCAGCCTGCTGCTTCAGATCGAGAAGACGGTGGTCGAGGGCGCCGGCGCCGCCGGCCTCGCCGCGCTGATGACCCAGCCCGAGCGGTTCCGGGGCAAGACCGTCGGCGTGATCCTGACCGGCGGCAACATCGACACACGGCTGCTCGCCAACGTCCTGTTGCGCGATCTCGCGCGTTCGGGCCGTCTCGCCCGGCTGCGCATCCGACTGCAGGACCGCCCCGGTGCGCTCTATCAGGTCGCCCGCATCTTCCAGGAGCAGACGGTCAACATTCTTGAGCTGTCGCACCAGCGGATTTTCACCAACCTGCCCGCCAAGGGCCTCAGCCTCGATGTCGAGTGCGAGACCCGCGACCGCGCGCATCTGGAGCGCCTCATCTCAGCGCTTCAGGAAGCAGGCTATGAGGTGCGGCTGATCGAACTGGCCTAG
- a CDS encoding amidohydrolase: MRLPVSLSLAASLLLASPASADALVENVDGMTLDEKGEVVRFTGIVIAPDGKIVKLLKRGEKRPERPDWKEDLKGRTVIPGMIDGHGHVMGLGFRALALDLSATTSLAQAQEAIRRYALENAARPWLTGGGWNQEAWALGRFPTAAELDAATGDKPAWFTRADGHAGWANSAAMKAAGITPATKSPAGGRIELIAGKPGGVFVDAAMDLIEKALPKPTPRDRNAAFLKAQDQLLALGVTASADMGTSLDDWQTFRRMGDLGALRMRIISYAAGVETALVTAGTGPTPWLYGDKLRMGGIKLMVDGALGSRGAWLKAPYADAPGVTGLPFLSDAQLLNSISRGAMDHFQIAIHAIGDRGNQQVLDAIDEVADTFNGDRRWRIEHAQIVDPADLPRFAKHGIIASMQPVHQTSDRTMAEARLGQTRLTGAYAWRSMLANNVRLAFGSDYPVESPNPFEGWAAGFTRQDAQGQPFGGWRPEEAVSREQAWKGFTIDAAYAGFGEKLFGHLAPGMLADFIVLDRDPLLASPTDLRATVVLETWVGGQRVYRRSDAAKAGEGR; encoded by the coding sequence GTGCGCCTTCCCGTTTCGCTTTCACTGGCCGCATCACTGCTGCTCGCCTCGCCCGCATCTGCCGATGCGCTGGTCGAGAATGTCGATGGCATGACGCTGGACGAAAAGGGGGAGGTGGTGCGCTTTACCGGCATCGTCATCGCGCCGGACGGCAAGATCGTGAAGCTGCTCAAGCGCGGCGAGAAGCGCCCTGAGCGACCCGACTGGAAGGAGGACCTGAAGGGCCGGACGGTCATTCCCGGGATGATCGACGGTCATGGCCATGTGATGGGGCTGGGGTTCCGTGCGCTGGCGCTCGACCTCTCGGCGACGACCTCGCTGGCACAGGCGCAGGAGGCGATCCGCCGCTATGCGCTTGAGAATGCTGCGCGGCCCTGGCTGACCGGTGGCGGGTGGAACCAGGAAGCCTGGGCGCTGGGCCGCTTTCCGACTGCAGCCGAACTGGACGCCGCGACTGGTGACAAACCCGCCTGGTTCACCCGCGCGGACGGCCATGCCGGCTGGGCGAACAGTGCGGCGATGAAGGCCGCTGGGATCACGCCCGCGACCAAATCGCCTGCGGGTGGCCGGATCGAGCTGATCGCGGGCAAGCCGGGCGGCGTGTTCGTCGATGCGGCGATGGACCTGATCGAGAAGGCACTGCCCAAGCCTACGCCGCGTGACCGCAACGCCGCATTCCTCAAGGCGCAGGACCAGCTTCTGGCGCTTGGCGTCACCGCGAGCGCGGACATGGGCACCAGCCTGGACGACTGGCAGACCTTCCGCCGGATGGGCGATCTCGGCGCGCTCCGCATGCGGATCATTAGCTATGCGGCGGGCGTCGAGACGGCGCTGGTCACGGCGGGCACCGGTCCGACGCCTTGGCTGTACGGCGACAAGCTGCGCATGGGCGGGATCAAGCTGATGGTCGACGGTGCGCTCGGTTCGCGGGGGGCGTGGCTCAAGGCACCCTATGCCGATGCGCCCGGCGTCACCGGCCTCCCGTTCCTGAGCGACGCGCAACTGCTCAACTCGATCAGCCGCGGCGCCATGGATCATTTCCAGATCGCGATCCATGCGATCGGCGACCGCGGCAATCAGCAGGTTCTTGATGCGATCGACGAGGTTGCGGACACGTTCAACGGCGACCGGCGCTGGCGGATCGAGCACGCGCAGATCGTCGATCCGGCCGATCTGCCGCGCTTCGCGAAGCATGGCATCATCGCGTCGATGCAGCCGGTTCACCAGACGAGCGACCGGACGATGGCCGAGGCGCGGCTGGGTCAGACCCGGCTGACGGGTGCCTATGCTTGGAGGTCGATGCTGGCGAACAATGTGCGGCTGGCGTTCGGATCGGACTATCCGGTCGAGAGCCCCAACCCGTTCGAGGGCTGGGCGGCCGGGTTCACCCGGCAGGACGCGCAGGGCCAGCCGTTCGGCGGCTGGCGGCCCGAGGAGGCGGTGAGCCGCGAACAGGCGTGGAAGGGTTTCACCATCGATGCCGCCTATGCCGGGTTCGGGGAGAAACTGTTCGGTCATCTGGCGCCGGGGATGCTGGCGGACTTCATCGTGCTGGACCGTGATCCGCTGCTCGCCTCGCCCACCGACTTGCGGGCGACGGTGGTGCTGGAAACCTGGGTCGGCGGGCAGCGCGTGTATCGGCGGAGCGACGCGGCGAAGGCGGGGGAAGGGCGCTGA